GCGACACCCACAAGATGAAGGCGTTTGTGCGCTTCCGGCAGATCCGCGAGGGCGAGGAGGCGTACGTGGCCTGGTTCGAGCCCGACCACTGGATCCTTGATCGGGTCGCGCCGTTCTTCGCCAAACGCTTTGCCGGCATGCGCTGGGCGATCCTCACTCCGTACCGCAGCGTGCGCTGGGACGGGGCGTCGCTGGACTTCGGGCCGGGCGGGGTGCGCGCCGACGCGCCCGCCGAGGATGCGCGCGAGGACCTGTGGCTCACCTATTACGCCAACATCTTCAACCCGGCCCGGCTCAACCCGACGATGATGCGGCAGGAGATGCCGCAGAAATACTGGAAGGGTCTGCCCGAGGCGGCGCTGTTGCCGTCACTGCTGCGCGAGGCCGGCAGCCGGGTGCGCGACATGGCCGAGCGCGAGGCGCAGCAGCCGCGACGCAAGATTCCCGCGCGGGCTGCGGCGCCGTCGCCCGCCTCGGGCGACGTGGGAGGGCTGGCGGAAGCGCGGGCACAGGCGCTGAACTGCCGTCGCTGCCCGCTGTGGGAACCGGCCACCCGGACGGTGTGGGGCGAGGGGCCGGAAGACGCGCGCGTGATGTTCATCGGCGAGCAGCCCGGCGACGCCGAGGACCTGGCCGGTCGACCGTTCGTCGGCCCGGCCGGCGCGCTGCTGGACCGGGCGTTCACCGACGCCGGGATCGACCGGGCGGCGGCGTATCTGACCAATGCGGTCAAGCATTTCCGCTTCGAACAGCGAGGCAAGGTGCGGCTGCACAAGCGCCCTGATGCCGGCCACGTACGTGCCTGCCACGTCTGGCTCCAGCAGGAACTGGCCACCGCCCGTCCCGACACCGTGGTGTGCCTCGGCGCGACCGCTGCGTCAGCGGTGTTCGGCAACGCGTTCAAACTGACGCAGGAGCGGGGCCGTTGGCACACCCTCGGCAACGGCGTGCGCGCGATGGCGACGGTGCATCCGGCGTGGGTGCTTCGCCAGCCGCCAGCGGCGCGGGAAGCGGCGTACCGCGGGCTGGTGGCGGACCTGCTTGCCGTCTCGTCGGAACGCTCTGAGTCCCTTCGCTGAAGTCGCGCTATCGTCTGCGCTGGTCGCACATCAGGTTGAGCAAGTGAAAAACACCGTCGTCGGGCTGATCACCCCGCATTTTCTGAGGCTCATCGATCTCGCCAATCAGGCCGAGACGGGCGTCAATGTCGACTGGCATGTGCGCAATCAAGTGGCGAGCACGGTCGAAGACCTTGGCCATCAGTACAACGCGCGTGAGTTGCTCTCGGCCTTTGTCGACGGGCTGGAGGCGGCCGCCCGGGACGCGGGGCCGGGCCGGAAACTTTACGCGGGCGTGCTGCAGAAGGCTGCATCCATGACCTCGGTGGAAATCAAAAGGTTCGATTGAGTATCAGAGTTCCCTGAGCCTTTTTTCGCGCTCCAGCAGTTCCTGCATCGCCGGCTTCCAGAGCGTCCAGTTGTGCCTGCCGGGCAACATGACGACGTGATCGGCTGGCAGCAGCGGCGCCATCAGTTCAATGGGCTGGCGGAACGGCTCGTCGGCGCCGTAGGCGATCCAGGTCGACCCGGTGCGCTGGGGGCGCTGCGACCAGCCTTGCAGGGCACGCCACAACTCGCGCTGGAAGGTATCGGGCCCGATTGCCTGCGGCGGGCCCGCCTGCCACGCCGCGAGGCCGCCGGCCTCGCGGATCTGCTCGTGGATCGCGTCGTCGCCCAGGTAGGGGGACAGCAGCAGGAGGCCATTGATCCGGCCGGGGTACTGACTGTCGTACAGCAGCGCGCCCATTCCACCGAGCGATACACCGGCCAGCCACACCTGTGCGTACCCCTTGCGCCTGGCGGGTGCGATCACCTCGTCGTGCAGCCGCTCGATCGCTTGACCCTGCTGGTAGAACGGCATGGTCAGCCCGGTCAGCAGCACATCGGCGTCCGGCCAACTTTGCTGGATGACGGCGGCGATCCCAGTGTCATTGAGCCCCTGCAGGCTGTCACCACGTCCCGGCAGCATCACCACCAGCCGATGCGCCGGCTGCGGCGCAGCGACAAAGGTGGTAGGCACGGGCCTGGTGACATCGCCGCCAGCCACGCAGCCGACCAGCGTCAGCAGGCCGGCAAGCAGTGCAGGGAGCAGGGCGTAGCGTGATCTGGACATGGGGGCCTGCGTACGTAAGAGGTCTGGACTGCGTGATGGCGCGCGCTTACTCGTCGTCGCCGTCTTTTGCCGCGGGGTCCTCGGGCGTCCCCTGAGCGGGATCCTCGGCGCGGTAGATCGGGTACTCCGCATCGTGCAGATGCCGCAGCGCTTCCTGCATCTGCTCCGGCAGGCGATCGAGGTGGAGGATCACCTTGCCCTCGTGGACGTCGCGCACCGCATCAGCCGAGATGACGAAGTCGCCGCCGTTCTCGATGTTGACCAGAAGCTGGTCCGCGTCCTGCACTTCGCGTACGGCGCCGGCAGCCGTCTGGCCGTCGGCGAGGAACACCATGAAGCCCGGTTCGATGGGTTGTGGCATGGCCAATCACCTGTAGGGAAGAAATGGCAGAGTCGGCGGGCAAGGGTTAGGCACTGGTGAACGCGGATGGATATCGCTCGGGCAGGGGAGGGTTTGCGTCGGCCGCAGACGATGTGATTGACTGACGCGTTTGCGGGCGCCTGCCCGCCGCAGTGGAAAGTGGGGTTTTATGGCGATTGGTGTCTGGATCAGTTTGGGGCTGTATTTCGCGTTGATGCTGGGGATCGGCTTCTACGCATACCGCAACTCGACCTCGTCCTCCGAGGAGTACACCCTGGGCGGGCGCAGGCTCTCGCCGGCCGTTGCGGCGCTCTCCGCGGGCGCATCCGACATGAGCGGCTGGTTGCTGCTCGGCCTGCCGGGCGCGCTCTATATCAGCGGGCTGGTGTCGGCGTGGATCGGCATCGGCCTGACGCTTGGCGCGTTGGTGAACTGGATCGTGGTCGCGCCCCGGCTGCGTGAGCAGACCGAGCGTTACGACAACAGCCTGACGATCCCGCAGTTCCTCTCCAACCGATTCCCCAGCCGCGCCATGGCCTTGCGCGTGGTCTCGGCGCTGATCGTGGTGGTGTTCTTCTCCGTCTACACCGCCTCGGGCCTGGTGGCGGGCGGCAAGCTGGCCCAGAGTGCGTTCAGCGCCGTGATCCAGTTCGACCTGATGAGCGATTACGCCGTGGGTGTGACGCTGACCCTGGGCGTGGTGCTGGCCTACACCGTCATCGGCGGTTTTCTGGCGGTGAGCCTGACCGATTTCGTGCAGGGCGTGATCATGATGCTGGCGCTGATCATCATGCCCGTGGTGGTGCTGCTGGGGCCCGGCGGCGGCGGGCTGTCACAGGCGCGCGAGACCCTGTCGGTGCTGGGACCGGACTATCTGTCGTGGTTCTCCGGGCTGTCGGTCATCGGCTTCCTGTCGGCGATCGCGTGGGGGCTAGGCTACTTCGGCCAGCCGCACATCATCGTGCGCTTCATGGCGCTGCGCTCGGTCAAGGACGTGCCGCGGGCCCGCAATATCGGCATGTCGTGGATGGCGATCTCGGTGCTGGGTTCGATCAGCCTGGGCATCTTCGGGCGGGCGTATGCACTCCGTAACGGGCTTGTTGTGGATGACCCGGAGACGATATTCATCGTGCTGGCTGACCTGCTGTTCCACCCGCTGGTGACCGGCTTCCTGTTTGCGGCGCTGCTGGCTGCGGTGATGAGCACGATTTCCAGCCAGTTGCTGGTCGCGTCGTCCTCGTTGACCGAGGATTTTTACCGGCTGTTCCTGCGCAAGGACGCGGGCGACCGGGAGACGGTGCTGGTGGGTCGCATCAGCGTGATGCTGGTGGGCGTCGTTGCCGCATTCCTGGCGTGGGATCCCGACTCCAAGATCCTGGACCTGGTCAGCCACGCGTGGGCCGGGTTTGGTGCCGCGTTCGGCCCACTGATCGTGCTCTCGCTGACCTGGCGCAGGATGACTGGCACGGGCGCTGTCGCAGGTCTGGTGGTCGGTGCGGCCACGGTCATCGGCTGGATCCTGATGGGCTGGGACGTGAGCTTCCTGGGCGGAGCCGGCGTCTACGAAATCATCCCCGGCTTCGCCGCCGCCTGGGCCGCGATCTACTTCGTCAGCCTTGCCACGCAGGGGCAGGAGGAGTTCCGGGCGCTGCCCGGAGTTTGAAGGCCGTGCGGCGGCGCCAGTCCGTCATGCGCTCTTAAACAATCCCGTGAAATCCTGCGCTTACCACAGCGCAGGAGACGTGTCGTGAAGATCGTGACCAGCCTCAGCTTCCGCGGCCAGTGCCGCGAGGCATTCGAGTTCTACGCGAAAGTCCTGGGCGGCAAGATCACCGCCGCCATGCCCTACAGCGACGCGCCACCTGAGATGGGGGCGGACAATCCCAAGTATCGCGATTGGCTGATGCATTGCTGGCTCGACGTCGGCGACCAGTCGCTGATGGGCGCCGACATGGATACCGACTGGGCGCCCAACGTGGACAAGCCCAAGAACGGTTTCGACGTGACCCTGCACACCGACGACATCGACCAGGCGCGGCGCTGGTTTGATGGTTTGAAGGAAGGCGGCAAGGTGGTCATGGACTTCGACAAGACGTTCTGGTCACCGGGCTACGGCTCGCTGATCGACCGGTTCGGCGTGCCGTGGATGGTGAATACCCATACTGGCAACGGCCGGGAATGAGCCATGGACATCAACGAGCTTCATCGCGGTCGCCTCATCGATCACTTGCAGTTGGTGGTGCGTGATCTTGACGCGAGCCGGGACTTTTACAGCGCGGTCTTCGACATCCTGCAGGTGCCGATGGGTGGGGTGGAGGACGATTTTTTCTGGGCCGACGAGTTCTGCGTCTCAACGGCGGAAAGCGCGGCCGCGCAGGGCGAGCTGACCGGCCGCGCGCACGTGGCCTTCCAGGCCGCCGATGAGGCGATGGTCGACGCGTTTCATGCGGCCGCGCTGGCGCACGGCGGCACCGACCACGGGGCCCCGGGCAAGCGTCCCTACCACCCCGGCTACTACGCGGCGTTCGTCCTAGACCCCGACGGCAACAATATCGAGGCGGTCTACCACGGGCCCGCGCAGCGCAGCGCGGAGTCGGTCAAGGTGAGTTTTTGAGGATTGCAGAGCGCGGTCACCGGCCCAGCGCCTCGTTGCAGCGCTTGCTCCAATAGGCGCGGAACCAGAACACGGTGGCCGTGACCGCCATTCCCACGATCAGCCCCGGATAATCCGCGAACAGGAAACGGACGTGGCGGTCATCGAATACAAAGGTCATCGGCAGCACCGTGAAGAACATTGCCGCCGCCTTCTCCCAGGTCGAATGGCGCAGCACTTTTCTTGTCCGCTGCAACGCCCGCAGTTCCAGTTCCGGTGTCATGGAAGGGATCCCCGCGACCACCCGGGCCAGCTCGGGGTGCGCGCGCAGGTGCTCTTCCACCAGTTGCTGGCTCTCGCTGCTGGCGTAACCGCCACGTACGAGCGGCAGCAGGTCAAGGATCACGTTGTCATGGACTGGCATGTCGTCTCTCCTGTTGGTCAAGAATTGCCTGAAGGTGGCGGCGTGCGCGGTGCAGGCGGACGCGCACGTGACCCGGCGCCAGCCCCAGCGCCCGCGCGATCTCGCTGGTGGACAATCCGTACTGCGCGCACAGGAGCAGCGCGTGGCGCTCGCCCTCGTTCAAGGTGGACAGCGCGGAGCTCGCCTGGGTGATCTGCTGGCGCAGCTCGGCCTGCTGCTCGGGACCTGGATCTGGCGAGGGGGTAGCGTCTACAAGCTCGTCCTGGGCGGCCAGCTCCACCCTCGGGCGCCGATATCGCGAGGCAGCGAGGTTGCGCACGATCGCGTACAGGTAGCTGCGGACGGTCGATTGCACGATTTGTCCTCCACCCGCCAGCGCCCTGGCAAATGCCTCCGAGCACAGGTCCTCGGCGTCACTGCGGTTTCCGGTCAGGACCCAAGCGAGACGGAACACCGCCTCGGCGTGCTGGCGGTAGATGTCCGAGAAGTTGAGTTGCGCGTCCATATCCAACGGTACGCGTGCAAGGGCGAAACGTTACAGACTCGGCCAAAGTATCGGGCGTCTTCACGCAGCGAGCCTATGCTGTGCGGATGAAAAAGCTCGCCGAAATGTTCTGGAATATCCGCGGTGTGTACCGGGTCGCCGGTGTGCTGGACATCGGCACGCACATGTCGCTGGTGAAGCGTGGCAACGGTCGCTTCGTGCTGGTGGACGGCTGTGATCCGGACGCTGAGCAACGCGACGCCATGCTGGCGCTCACCGGCGGCGGCGAGCTCGTCGATGCTGTCGTGCACGTGCACCCGTTCCACACGCTGCACGTGGAGGCGACGCAGCGCTTGTTTCCTGACGCGACACTGTTCGGCACCGCTAGACATCGCGAGAAAGCGCCGACGATGCCGTGGTCGGGCGCGCCGGTGGAGGAGTGGGGCGATGATCACCCGCTGGCGGACGTGTTCGATCTGTCGGTACCTGACGGTGTCCAATTCGTGACCAGGGATGAGCGCGTGCATGTGGCCTCGGTGCTGGTGCGCCATCGTCAGAGCCGCATCGTCCACGTCGATGACACGCTCAACGTGATGGCGGCGCCGGGGATTTTGCGGCCGCTGTTGCCGCAGTCATCGCTGCGCATGCACCCGATGCTGTCGCGGGCGCTCACCCCTGTCGCGGGCGCCGCGGACGCCTACGCTGCCTGGGCGCGAGGGCTTGCGGCCCGTTGGGCCGATACCCCCACCGTCTGCGCAGCGCATTCGGCCGTTCGAGACCTGCCTCCCGGCGGTTTCACCAGGGAAATGGAAGCGGCACTGGACAAGGTCGCAGGCACGCTCAAACGGCATCGCGAGCGCTACGGCTAGGTTTTAGTCACCCATCGCGAACGCTCCAGGCGCCAAAGTAGTGCCTCCGGACGTGGCGTACCGCCGCGTCGCCAGCATTGCAGGAGGCCCCATGAGTAACGCTTTGCGCAACAAGACCGTCGCCATCCTTGCCACCGATGGCTTTGAACAGGTCGAACTGACAGAACCGAAAAAGGCCGTCGAGCAGGCCGGTGCAACGACCCGCCTGCTGTCCATCAAGGATGGCGAAATCCAGGGCATGCACCACGACAAGCCGGGTGACCGGTTCAAGGTCGACGGCCTGGTGGCCGACGCCACTATCGACGAGTTCGACGCGCTGATCCTGCCCGGCGGGGTGGCCAATCCCGACACGCTGCGCCTGGATGAGGCCGCGGTGGCATTTGTGCGCGACTTCACCCGCAGCGGCAAGCCGATCGGCGTGATTTGCCACGGTGCGTGGACGATGGCCGAGGCCGATGTGGTGCGCGGCCGCCGCATGACGGCGTGGCCGAGCGTGCGTACCGACCTGCGCAATGCCGGCGCCGACGTGGTCGACGAGGAAGTGGTGACCGACAAGGGTCTGGTGTCGAGCCGCAATCCGGACGATCTTCCCGCGTTCTGCAAGAAGATCGTCGAGGAGTTTGCGGAAGGGCGGCACGAGGATCGCGTCTCTTAGGGCCTCCCCGAAGGCGGTCGCCGCCGGGTCGTGCCGCACCCGTGTTGCCGAGCTACGTCAGCAGCACATGCTTCACCGGCGCTCCGCCCACGGCGACCGCCTCGTAGGCATCGACGGCCTGCTCGAACGCCCAGGTCTGCACCGCCGGCGGCTGTAACGCGCCTTCTTCGAAACCGGCGCGCAGCAGGTCCATCAAAGCGGCGATATCGGGCCCGCTCAGGCCCATGCTGTCGACACCGATCAGGCGTTTGACGCCGTGGTAGAAGTCGACGAGGTTGAAACTGACCACCTGCGGATTGCTGGAGATGGCGATCTGGCGTCCACCCCGGCGCAGGGCGTGCAGGCAATGCTCGAAGAGCTCGCCACCGACGGCATCCAGGGCGAGATCCGCGCCCTTGCCGTCGGTCAGGGCTTTGACCTCGGCGGCCAGGTCCTGTCGGGTCGTGTCGATGATGGCGTCCGCGCCCGAGGGGTTGTCCATCGAGCGCGATGCACCGATCACCCGCGCCTGCTTCCAGTGTGCGATCTGGGTGGCCGCGCGGCCGACGGCGCCGGACACGCCGGTCACCAGCACGGTCTCCTCCGGCTGGATATCGCCGGCGGTGACCAGGGCAGACCACGCGGTCAGGTACGGCACGCCGATCGCGGCCGCCTGCTGCATGCTCAGCTGCGCTGGTTTGCGGCTGACCCACGCCGAAGGCATCAGCAGGTACTCGGCATGCGCCCCATCGCGTGCAACCCCGAAGCCGGGGCCGCTGCCCCAGACTTCCTCGCCCTGGCGACCGTCGCCGGCGACGATGGTGCCGGCGTAGTCGCGACCCGGGACGCGTGGCGTGCTGGCCTTGAAATGCCCGGAGACGTTCTTGACGTCGCTGGGATTGATGGCCGTGGCGGCCACCTTGACCAGGACTTCGCCCGGGCGGGGTTGGGGCACGTCGCGCTCGCGCAGCTGGAGCGCGGAAGGCGGGCCGTAGCGGTCAAACGACCAGACCTTCATCGTACTCATGGCATTTGCGGCAGTTCGTGCGGGCGCAGGTCGAACACAAGCACCTCGGCATCCTGGCCGCCGCCCAGGGTCAGCGTCTCGGGTTTGCGCATGCGCACGCCGTCGCCGGCTTCCAGCTTCTCGCCGTTGAGTGCCACGCTGCCGCGTGCGACATGCACGTAGGCGTGGCGGTCCTTGTCCAGCGTCAGGGTCGCGCTTTCGTCGCCGTCAAACAGGCCGGCGTAGATGCGGGTGTCCTGCTGGATGCGCAGCGAGCCGTCCTGGCCATCGGGGGAGATGATCAGGCGCAGGCGCCCGCGCTTGTCCGCCTCGCTGAAGTGCTGCTGTTGGTAGACGGGCTTACCACCGGAGTGGGCGGGCATGATCCAGATCTGCAGGAAGTGCACCGGCTCGTCATCGGAGCCATTGAACTCGCTGTGGGTGACGCCGGTGCCGGCGCTCATCAGCTGCACGTCACCAGGCAGGATCTTCGAGCCGGTGCCCATGCTGTCACTGTGCGCCAGCGCCCCTTCGAGGACGTAGGAGAAAATCTCCATGTCGCTGTGGGGGTGGGTGCCGAAACCCTGGCCCGGCGCCACGCGGTCCTCGTTGATGACGCGCAGGTCGGAGAAGCCGACCTGGTGCGGGTCGCGGTAGCCGGCAAAGGAAAAGGTATGGCGCGAGCTGAGCCAACCGTGTTCAGCGACGCCGCGGTCGGCGGCCTTGCGTACTTGCAACATGATGTTCTCCTCGGATCTGCGACCTCTGGTTCCGGTGTTTCTGAGCTACGTTCTCAGCTTCACCTACGTCGGCATTTACTGGAACAACCATCACCACCTGCTGCAGGCGGCGCGGCACGTAAGCGGCGCGTCCCTTTGGGCCAACCTGCATCTGCTGTTCTGGCTGTCCCTGTTCCCATTTGCCACCAGCTGGATGGGCGGCAATCACTATGCGGCGATGCCCATCGCGATCTATGGCGGCGTCCTTCTGCTCGCCGCGGTTGCCTACGCGATTTTCGTGCGGGTGCTGATTGCCGGGGAGGGCAAGGACTCGGTGATCGGCCAGGCGATTGGCAAGGACACCAAGGGCAAGCTTTCGATTGCCCTGTATCTCCTCGCGATCGGCCTGGCGTTTGTCATCCCTTGGGCTTCCCTCGCCCTCTACGCGCTGGTGGCCTTGATGTGGTTGGTTCCGGACCGTCGTATCGAGAGCCGTATCGCGTAGGTGCTGGCGGTCATCAGCGCACGTAGCCGCCGAACTCCGCCACCGGTGACCAGCCGATGTCGACGGGGCCCAAACGTGCAAAAAAGATAGGCTTGCGCACAACACTGTCATCCTGGGACCGACAATGAGCCAACTGCGAGACATGCGGATATTTTCCGAGACCGTCGATGCCGGGAGTTTTACCGCCGCGGCCGATCGTCTCGGGCTGTCCAAGCAGTTCGTCAGCAAGCGTATCGCGGCGCTGGAGACGCATCTGGGAGCACGGCTGCTGGTCCGCTCCACTCGCCAGTTGCGCGTCACCGATCTCGGGCTGGCCTATTACGAGCGCATCCAACACATCCTGCAGGAGGTGGATGCCGCCGAGCAGATGATCAGCAACCAGACCGCGACGCCGCGCGGCGTGCTGCGACTGAGCGCGCCGATGACGTTTGCCACGATGCACCTGGGCACGCTGATACCGGAGTTCATGCAGCGCCACCCCGAGGTGACGGTCGAACTTGCGCTCAACGATCGCACGGTGGACCTGATCGGGGAGGGCTATGACATGGCGGTGCGCATCGGCACGCTCGCCGATTCCAGCCTGATCGCCCGCCGGATCACCGACTCGCAGCTGGTCGCCTGCGCCAGCCCTGCCTATCTGGACCGAAAGGGCGTGCCGGAGGCGCCGGAGGAACTGAGCGCGCACGCCTGCCTGATCTACGGCCATACCCAACGCAGCGAGTGGACCTTCAGGGTCGGGGATCGCACGCGCAAGCTGGCGGTGAGCGGGCCGCTGCGCGCCAACAACGGCGAGATGCTGCGCGACGCGGCGATCGCCGGGCTCGGCGTGGTCGTCCTGCCGGACTTCATCCTCGCCGACGCGCTCGCCGACGGGCGGCTGGTGGAAGTGCTGGATCCTTTCCGTCCCGGCGGCTTCACGGTTTACGCGGTATACCCACAGCACCGCCAGACCTCATTGCTGGTGCGCGCGTTCAGCGATTTTCTGGTTGAACGGTTCAGTGAGGCCGGCACCCGTCGGTCGGCCCGATTGGAGGGAGTCATTGCATGACCGATCTCAGGAGCGACCGCTCGATCCCCAAGCACCGGGCTGAGGTATGGCCCCGGCTGCCCGCCCTGGCCGACTGGCAGAAGACCCTCGACACCGTCCACATGTGGTCGCAGATCGTCGGCAAGATCCGGCTGGAACTGGCGCCATGGTTCAACCATTCGTGGGGCAGCACGCTGTATGTCACGACGCGCGGCCTGACCACGTCGCCGATTCCGTACGAGGGGCGGACTTTCACCATCGACTTTGATTTCGCCAGCCACGCGCTGGCCGTGCACACTTCCGATGGCACCGAGCGCGCGTTCGCGCTGCGCGCCATGACGGTGGCGGCCTTCTACGAGCGGATTATGGAAACGCTGGGCGAACTGGGCATCCGCGTGGACATCAACCCGCGACCGGTGGAGGTCGAAGTCGCCATTCCGTTTGCCAGCAACACTACCAACGCCAGCTATGACGCCGATGCGATGCACCGCTTCTGGCAGGCGCTGGTCCAGGCCGACCGCGTGTTGAAGGACTTCCGCGCCGGCTATGCGGGCAAGGGCAGCCCGGTCCATCTGTTCTGGGGCTCCTTCGATCTGGCGGTGACGCGTTTTTCCGGCCGGACCGCCCCCAAACACCCCGGCGGCGCTCCCAACTGTCCGGACTGGGTGATGGAGGAGGCCTACTCGCACGAGCTCTACAGCGCCGGATTCTGGGCCGGACCGGGCCTGGGCGAGGCCGCTTTCTACGCCTATGCGTACCCGGCAGGAGAGGGGTTTGCGCAGGCTCGTGTGGAGCGCG
This genomic interval from Lysobacter ciconiae contains the following:
- a CDS encoding UdgX family uracil-DNA binding protein (This protein belongs to the uracil DNA glycosylase superfamily, members of which act in excision repair of DNA. However, it belongs more specifically to UdgX branch, whose founding member was found to bind uracil in DNA (where it does not belong), without cleaving it, appears to promote DNA repair by a pathway involving RecA, rather than base excision.), whose product is MVRTQVEPGWSLDAWRGQARAALAAGVPPEDLQWDGGAQQGLALGASLPDAPEADTGLVVPGRFIELAAAVLCHRDANRHGLLYRLLWRIVNGERRLLERATDPDVVAASALAAAVRRDTHKMKAFVRFRQIREGEEAYVAWFEPDHWILDRVAPFFAKRFAGMRWAILTPYRSVRWDGASLDFGPGGVRADAPAEDAREDLWLTYYANIFNPARLNPTMMRQEMPQKYWKGLPEAALLPSLLREAGSRVRDMAEREAQQPRRKIPARAAAPSPASGDVGGLAEARAQALNCRRCPLWEPATRTVWGEGPEDARVMFIGEQPGDAEDLAGRPFVGPAGALLDRAFTDAGIDRAAAYLTNAVKHFRFEQRGKVRLHKRPDAGHVRACHVWLQQELATARPDTVVCLGATAASAVFGNAFKLTQERGRWHTLGNGVRAMATVHPAWVLRQPPAAREAAYRGLVADLLAVSSERSESLR
- a CDS encoding alpha/beta fold hydrolase, which gives rise to MSRSRYALLPALLAGLLTLVGCVAGGDVTRPVPTTFVAAPQPAHRLVVMLPGRGDSLQGLNDTGIAAVIQQSWPDADVLLTGLTMPFYQQGQAIERLHDEVIAPARRKGYAQVWLAGVSLGGMGALLYDSQYPGRINGLLLLSPYLGDDAIHEQIREAGGLAAWQAGPPQAIGPDTFQRELWRALQGWSQRPQRTGSTWIAYGADEPFRQPIELMAPLLPADHVVMLPGRHNWTLWKPAMQELLEREKRLREL
- the putP gene encoding sodium/proline symporter PutP, whose protein sequence is MAIGVWISLGLYFALMLGIGFYAYRNSTSSSEEYTLGGRRLSPAVAALSAGASDMSGWLLLGLPGALYISGLVSAWIGIGLTLGALVNWIVVAPRLREQTERYDNSLTIPQFLSNRFPSRAMALRVVSALIVVVFFSVYTASGLVAGGKLAQSAFSAVIQFDLMSDYAVGVTLTLGVVLAYTVIGGFLAVSLTDFVQGVIMMLALIIMPVVVLLGPGGGGLSQARETLSVLGPDYLSWFSGLSVIGFLSAIAWGLGYFGQPHIIVRFMALRSVKDVPRARNIGMSWMAISVLGSISLGIFGRAYALRNGLVVDDPETIFIVLADLLFHPLVTGFLFAALLAAVMSTISSQLLVASSSLTEDFYRLFLRKDAGDRETVLVGRISVMLVGVVAAFLAWDPDSKILDLVSHAWAGFGAAFGPLIVLSLTWRRMTGTGAVAGLVVGAATVIGWILMGWDVSFLGGAGVYEIIPGFAAAWAAIYFVSLATQGQEEFRALPGV
- a CDS encoding VOC family protein, yielding MKIVTSLSFRGQCREAFEFYAKVLGGKITAAMPYSDAPPEMGADNPKYRDWLMHCWLDVGDQSLMGADMDTDWAPNVDKPKNGFDVTLHTDDIDQARRWFDGLKEGGKVVMDFDKTFWSPGYGSLIDRFGVPWMVNTHTGNGRE
- a CDS encoding VOC family protein codes for the protein MDINELHRGRLIDHLQLVVRDLDASRDFYSAVFDILQVPMGGVEDDFFWADEFCVSTAESAAAQGELTGRAHVAFQAADEAMVDAFHAAALAHGGTDHGAPGKRPYHPGYYAAFVLDPDGNNIEAVYHGPAQRSAESVKVSF
- a CDS encoding RNA polymerase sigma factor — encoded protein: MDAQLNFSDIYRQHAEAVFRLAWVLTGNRSDAEDLCSEAFARALAGGGQIVQSTVRSYLYAIVRNLAASRYRRPRVELAAQDELVDATPSPDPGPEQQAELRQQITQASSALSTLNEGERHALLLCAQYGLSTSEIARALGLAPGHVRVRLHRARRHLQAILDQQERRHASP
- a CDS encoding MBL fold metallo-hydrolase: MKKLAEMFWNIRGVYRVAGVLDIGTHMSLVKRGNGRFVLVDGCDPDAEQRDAMLALTGGGELVDAVVHVHPFHTLHVEATQRLFPDATLFGTARHREKAPTMPWSGAPVEEWGDDHPLADVFDLSVPDGVQFVTRDERVHVASVLVRHRQSRIVHVDDTLNVMAAPGILRPLLPQSSLRMHPMLSRALTPVAGAADAYAAWARGLAARWADTPTVCAAHSAVRDLPPGGFTREMEAALDKVAGTLKRHRERYG
- a CDS encoding type 1 glutamine amidotransferase domain-containing protein — translated: MSNALRNKTVAILATDGFEQVELTEPKKAVEQAGATTRLLSIKDGEIQGMHHDKPGDRFKVDGLVADATIDEFDALILPGGVANPDTLRLDEAAVAFVRDFTRSGKPIGVICHGAWTMAEADVVRGRRMTAWPSVRTDLRNAGADVVDEEVVTDKGLVSSRNPDDLPAFCKKIVEEFAEGRHEDRVS
- a CDS encoding quinone oxidoreductase family protein, whose translation is MSTMKVWSFDRYGPPSALQLRERDVPQPRPGEVLVKVAATAINPSDVKNVSGHFKASTPRVPGRDYAGTIVAGDGRQGEEVWGSGPGFGVARDGAHAEYLLMPSAWVSRKPAQLSMQQAAAIGVPYLTAWSALVTAGDIQPEETVLVTGVSGAVGRAATQIAHWKQARVIGASRSMDNPSGADAIIDTTRQDLAAEVKALTDGKGADLALDAVGGELFEHCLHALRRGGRQIAISSNPQVVSFNLVDFYHGVKRLIGVDSMGLSGPDIAALMDLLRAGFEEGALQPPAVQTWAFEQAVDAYEAVAVGGAPVKHVLLT
- a CDS encoding pirin family protein, with the protein product MLQVRKAADRGVAEHGWLSSRHTFSFAGYRDPHQVGFSDLRVINEDRVAPGQGFGTHPHSDMEIFSYVLEGALAHSDSMGTGSKILPGDVQLMSAGTGVTHSEFNGSDDEPVHFLQIWIMPAHSGGKPVYQQQHFSEADKRGRLRLIISPDGQDGSLRIQQDTRIYAGLFDGDESATLTLDKDRHAYVHVARGSVALNGEKLEAGDGVRMRKPETLTLGGGQDAEVLVFDLRPHELPQMP
- a CDS encoding TMEM175 family protein; this translates as MMFSSDLRPLVPVFLSYVLSFTYVGIYWNNHHHLLQAARHVSGASLWANLHLLFWLSLFPFATSWMGGNHYAAMPIAIYGGVLLLAAVAYAIFVRVLIAGEGKDSVIGQAIGKDTKGKLSIALYLLAIGLAFVIPWASLALYALVALMWLVPDRRIESRIA
- a CDS encoding LysR family transcriptional regulator, giving the protein MSQLRDMRIFSETVDAGSFTAAADRLGLSKQFVSKRIAALETHLGARLLVRSTRQLRVTDLGLAYYERIQHILQEVDAAEQMISNQTATPRGVLRLSAPMTFATMHLGTLIPEFMQRHPEVTVELALNDRTVDLIGEGYDMAVRIGTLADSSLIARRITDSQLVACASPAYLDRKGVPEAPEELSAHACLIYGHTQRSEWTFRVGDRTRKLAVSGPLRANNGEMLRDAAIAGLGVVVLPDFILADALADGRLVEVLDPFRPGGFTVYAVYPQHRQTSLLVRAFSDFLVERFSEAGTRRSARLEGVIA